From Gossypium raimondii isolate GPD5lz chromosome 11, ASM2569854v1, whole genome shotgun sequence:
GCTTGGATTTGAACATGATCTTTATTTGGGCAACTCATTGCTTGATATGTATGCTAAGAATGGGATTATGAAGAGTGCTGAGATGGTTTTCCATACTTTGGGAAAACCCAGTGTTGTCTCCTGGAATATAATGATTGCTGGATATGGCCAGAAAGGAAATAGTGGGAAAGCTATTGAGTGTTTTCAAAGAATGCAGTTTAGTGGTTTTAAACCTGATGAggttacatatattaatatgcTTGCAGCGTGTATAAAGGGTGGAGATGTTGAAACTGCACGTCAAATGTTTGATAACATGTCATGCCCAAGTGTTATTTCATGGAATGCTATAATCTCTGGCTATTCCCAGAATGAGAATCACAGAGAAGCAATAGATCTTTTTAGGGAAATGCAGTTTCAAAGTGTAAAACCTGATCGGACTACTGTGACTGTTATCCTTGGCTCATGTGCTGGAATGGCCTTTCTGGAGGGTGGAAAACAGGTCCATGCTGCCTTGCAAAAGGCTGCTCTTCATACTGACAATTATGTTGCTGGTGGGCTGATTGGCATGTACTCAAAGTGTGGGAAGATAGAAAGGGCAGAGCACATATTTTCTTCCATGCCAGAGTTAGATATTGTCTGTTGGAATTCTATGATTGCAGGTCTTACTCTTAATTCTCTAAACAGAGAAGCTTTCATGCTCTTTAAGCAAATGCGACAGGGTAGAATGTTGCCTACTGAGTTCTCTTATGCCACAGTATTGAGCTGTTGCACGAAATTATCTTCTTTATTTCAAGGTAGGCAGGTCCACTCTCAGATAGTAAAAGATGGTTATGAGAGTGATGTGTTTGTAGGCACTGCTCTTGTTGATATGTATTGTAAATGTGGTGACATAGATGGGGCATGGAAGCATTTTGATATGATGCCTGTCAGAAACATCGTTACATGGAATGAGATGATACATGGATATGCCCAGAATGGATATGGAGATGAGGCGGTTCATCTATATGAAGACATGATTGCATCAGGTGCGAAACCTGATGCTGTAACCTTTATTGCTGTTTTGACTGCTTGTAGCCACTCAGGATTAGTAGACTTGGGGTTCAGAATTTTCAACTCAATGAAGAGTGAGCATGGAATTGACCCAGAATTGGATCATTATACTTGCATCATTGACTGTCTCAGCCGAGCTGGTCATTTTCATGATGCAGAGCTCCTTATGGAAAAGATGCCATATAGAGATGATCCAATTGTATGGGAAGTTGTGCTTAGTTCTTGTAGAGTCCACGGTAATGTCAGTTTAGCTCAACAGGCAGCACAGGAACTCTTTCGCCTGGACCCTGAGAGCTCTACCCCTTATGTGCTTTTAGCCAATATCTATTCATCTTTAGGAAGATGGGATGATGTAAGAGTTATAAGAGAGCTGATGAGTGAAAAGCAGATTGTTAAGGATCCTGGTTATAGTTGGACCGAAGATAAAGAGCAAGATACATGTCTATTTGTTGGGTGATACATTTATGGATGGTCAATGAGGCTTTTGACTACATTACTCTCTATGTTAGAAATCAGTCATTTAGGTTTTGTGGGCTGTGCCGAAGATGCAACTAAAATCACTCAATAGAAGGCCAAGAGAATGACATGGGAAACCAATGATCTTTGCTACCAAAATGATTTGGCCATAGTTTGCTTAttgtttaacttatttatttatgtaaaaaggtGGAGAATGTTGCAGAGTTTTGAAGTGGAGGTTCAGTGGCGAATCACCCAAGAACCCGCAAAAGAGTCCATGTTGCCATCCCCTGTTGTTCACAGGATGGTAGTGCCTTTCTAAAGTGGTAATAAATACCTATATTTCCCTAGTCATGTATATACCTAAAAACTATTACTTTGCctattgttttcctttttctggTGGGGTGATCATTGATCAATGATCATTAGGATTTTTCTATGCTTCACCTTTATTAGTGATATTGAGGTTTGGGTTTTTTATATTATCACGTACTGTTGAAATGTCATTTGTGGTGAAATGGTGGCAATTGTGTTGGCTGACATGCATGACTGTTGTGGGCAGAAAGAGAATGAGTTGAAAAGGTTTAAGGGCATAGCTGGAAATCAAAATGCTGTCAAACCAATAATTTCGTTGCAACACAGGTTGcctttaatattttcttgtaaacttcTCTATTCTGATTCCTCACATTACATTCTTCTATGTCATCcatttattacattttcaaattgtttaGGTTTTGGAAGGTTTGAGAAATCCTAATGAGGGGGAGAAGGGATTGGAACCTTAAACCTCAAATCTTGTAGAAGTCTTGGCCATGCATTTTATTATGGCATTTTGTTCTTTATTGATGGTATACAGTGAATATTCTGTCAAACTTGGGTCTTTTTGTTTgcatattcaattattttgtaGAAGGTACAACTTTGTGGGAAGCATGAGCTTGAGTCCCAACTCTTTTAATTAGGAGAAACATGTAATTGGTCAAACACCTAGGAGCTTTGTCTATTTGTATCTCCCTAAAATTGTTTATGACCTGATTTTACATGCAACATGTTAACCACATTTTGAAATTCATCTTGGTTGGTGAGAAAATAGAAAGAGATGGAATTGCAAAAAGGAATTAAACTGCACCTTCATGACCATTTTTGAGTTGAGGGTTTGTACAAACTAAACTGAATTATGCATTTCGTTTGGTGTGTTTCTTTATGGAAACCAACAAGAAAGGAAATTTGATTGATATTGACCTGAAGGGGTTTTGGACTTGGAGAAACATGTACGAGGAGGTAATGGTTATCCCAATGCGTGGTTTCTTTTTGTAGGAAGTTTTCTGTTGGTATCTCATGATGAATATCATCGGTGTATTTTTCTTCATAGGAGAGAGAACCATATGTTACTCAAGCTGGAAACATGAACTCAGCCTACATCAAGGGCGTGATTGAAGAggagaaaaatattataaaggtAACGGGGTTCAGAGTTTATGAATGTTAATTCTTTTAAACTATGTATAGAGCGACTTAATTCGTTCTTGGCATGATTGGTGAAATCAATCGTTGTGCTTTCATAGCATTGTGGATGTTAATCATAGAACTTGTTGTGTAGATTCTTTAAATCATGAGCTGTTTGTGAATTAAGTTCTTCTCTGTTATCAGCTGATGAATAAGAGAGATGTCTTAAGGCCTGATTATTCTGAAGATACATGATTCTGGTTTCCTTCCTTAACATTGTCAGTACAATTGCTtctgaattataaaattttcaagcaaGAATTCACAAGAATAAGAATCAGCATATGACATATGATTGCAGTGAtgtgttgataaattaatttctccCATGTGGATTCTTGAAATGTTTGAAGTTGAAAGTTTTCATGTTGATTGTTCAAAATGGAGCATATGATTGAATTTATATAGTTGTTAGGTAAGTGtgaaaatcatttattaatctttaaattaatacataattaaaaattatatttatatctaatttcttgacaataatttaaatataaaataaaaattataagaatatgTCAAATAGCATTTTTACAAAACTTTTTGGTATTTATGCagtgttttattttcatttaactcataatagttatataataatattgtttGTCTACTAAATAATTACACCAATTAAAAACTCAAAcctaaattttcttaaaatcatttCAATGAAACAATCAGAGcataaattataacattttcctttaataataaaattttaatttataataatatattatatagacttaataataattaatatccaattaaaatttaatttgaagttatatatattatatatatatatatgaaagtagaTAATGACACATTAGAATTAAAAGtgataaatgaaattaagtaggatctaaataaatatttatattcatgttattaagatattcatattttatatcataaaacatttgttaccaaatatttataaattataaattccatttattattaaaatattaggataaattatattacatgTCATTCAAATATGCTTAAGTTTCTCTTTTGATCACCCAACtgtaaaaagttataaaatgatcattcaACTAATTGTGTTTATCTTTTTGGTTTAGCTGCTAACTCGGTAATGAAAAGATGATGCGATAGTTATCAAAATTGACATAACAAAATTATCTcccaaaattcacatatttgtattaatttggtcttaattttaaaaaaaatcttaatgtCTACACATTGCAATTTCTTCTTGactatgaaaatataaattttcaagaaataattttaaatctcaaaatttcaaaacatagattttacctaatttaatcatgaattattaaaaataaaaatatttaaaatcaatgatttatataaatataaaaatatttaaaatattaatttcctCGTTCATAATTTTCATTGTTAACTAGTATGATTTTCGATCGACGCTTTGTGTGGGGTTAATTGTTTGTTTgtactaaattataaagtaaaaatttgaaggttaaaatattatctaagtccttatatattttgtacatttgaaatttagtccacctacttttattttaaaaatataatcctttacttttcaaattaaaagtttaggTTAAATTGTAACCACTGGTAAATTTCTTCTATTAGATTTTCTGTcgatatttgaaattaaaaaaatcatttaatagttatgtaacaaaaaaaatgacGTTGAAAATGTTGATTATGGCTTTTTCTTAAAATGACCATTTGAAATTGTCATAatagaataatatttttgttggaaTAGTGTTCTCAAGAAAAATTGATGTAAGCAGtttgattgaaatagttaacaatattaactattaaGACTAACTAATTATATCATAAAAGTAGGggatcaaattatgtcaaaattaaagtatataaattaaatgtcAAGTTTCAGCATGGTCTAggggccaaaattaaaatttgaccattgccttataatataaagaaaagcGACGCAAACCTAAAAAAAATGGGAAGCAACGTGTTAATCTCTAAAACTCTTAGGGTATTCAAATTATATACaactgttgacaccatttttttgataaaaacgggtcaacttggattttgaaaaagaaaacgaaaatgggagtcgccaccaatcttttttgatgaggtgtgatcgggtcacctcgtaaagcggttgtttttaataaacgatttagattttattaaaacaacgattttggtccacgaggaagggttagcaccctcgatacgcccaaaattggtacctagttgattaattagtgtcattgtgtcgaaaattaaaagctcgaaaagaatttaaaaatacgatccttctttatattgtgttatttaaaaatgctttaattaaatcaaaaatagaaaatgcctccttatctcgaagtaacaagatgtcacacccagtaagttaggacccgacatcTCATATTTTGAGAGTAAGTTTgcatttcactttttatttaaacctcatttattttaattttaaaaggatattcgattACTTAGAATCAACGAGAAAAATCAaagctcagtaagttagggcacgatttctcgaattttctaaatatagaatattgcctttattttttgaaattttatgtgtttgaaatttaaaaggatattttgctatttgggtttaacgagaaaatcgagagccagtaagttagggtacaatttctcaaatttccaaaatgtaaaatattgaCTTATTTAGCAAAATTCCATTTCGAATAATAGCGGGTAATCTATTTGAAGGTAAGCATTTGTTTtgtttggaataaaataaagtaacCTAAGTTGGATAACTATGTCGGAGTTTAATTTACAATATGATGACGtgaaataacaatataataataaatatggaatAATGATACATGGATAATTACGCAAATGTATGACAATAATATGAAGATAAGAGTAAACTAATTATGGTACACACAATGACAATACACACTCAacatacattatttgaatactAGTATTAAAAGTTAAAGACGAATGAATTAAGTAGcatataacaatttcaaaatgagTAGCATAAAACAAACtagaacaaataaaatgtagaataattttaaaaagatataagTGAGCTTTGAATAAATAGTatggaaaagaaatttaaaatcaattatatacaaaataaattttaaaaaatattatgtatgaaaaattttaaaataaataatatctgTACacataaaagcttaaaataagacaaatcttaaaatagataataaataaaacaaaaaagcaGATAGTAGTTGAAAAAGATACAAACTGATTTAAAATAACTAGCATATATAATGAGACAAAATAATGTATAAAgtattaaatctataaaaacatgaaataagtaaaaataaagagGTTTGGAAACGATCAAGTAtaaagaatttcaaaataaatggcaagagaaacaatttaaattacataatacatataaatttgaaatggaTAGTGCAcacatatatttgaaataaataaaatatataagtcaatctaaaatagtttaaagtaaaataatatataaaagagaatcttaaataataaaagaaacagttaaaaaaatacaaaaatggtGTTAAAAGGTTAAGGGCGCGAttgaaatcataataaaataaaggggcataattaaaagtttaaaagaaatggagcAAGGGTGTAACACCCCGACCCGCGTCCGTCGcccggattagagttacgaggcattactaaacaAAGCACACATTCGAAAACacataaaacccaatttaaacaaaatgatcatgaacaaaacattttttttaaaccaaactgatcaccaacatggaaattaaaccattttcgcatggctatttatattttatgatccaaaactaaccaaaaacaaactcaagtctatacatgccataaaatcgAGATcaacttaacaaaataccaaaagaagtcgatagtgtgatagactatcttgatgatccccgagctcagtaacgcgactccaaaatctataaaacaaatggacaaaaacaatcaaagtaaggttttatagcttagtaagtttatagcaaattaaaatacatataaacgaacatatgtataaacattatatgcttataatcaagttacatacataatcattaattgcatatacTAATTTCTAATATACTTATCTTTTAGATTTCATCGAATGCATTTCTATGATCTTTTCAATACATATAtcaaaagcttatatttttacttatcaacttcatgaaccaaatgcacatttatacttctaatCCACATGTGCGAATGCctacatgtatattcaacaatCTTCATAACAACCGATATATATGTACCTATTCACTAAACACatagatccaaacatttatatgctcatcaaatacatataaataaatgttcatatacttatccattatataacccaaaatcatttacatatttatatatatcaaatgcatataatcacttaatttaacatattcactAAGCACTTAACTCCTTTAAGCTTATAGCCCGATTAGGATCACcgacacttagcctgctaggtttataacctgattcagatcaccggcacttagcctgctagacgtaaagtctgaaaaattcaccggcattaagcttGCTAGGCGCTTAGcctgaaaatttcaatttcacagaTACAAAGATGATTCCTCGTACATTTCTTAATAGCAACACATGTTCATAACATTTATGTATAATTCACAACCTCAACTTTATCTCCAGAGAATTTGTAATCCATGTTCGAAGCATACAAGCatttacaaattatatttttaatccaaCTCAAgtatttgtatatgtatttatatctaTTCGAACCACACACATGCATATGTAAAGTCCATactttacattcatttcaaaaacttatatatatacacataactATATATTCGAACCTCACACATATgcatgaaaatatagaattcatacttttaattccattcaaaacttatacatgtatatacatatatattcaaaccttatatatataaatatatcatccatacctttaattaaactcaagatcttatacatattcatatatacatattcgaacttcatttatgcatatatataacattcatacttaactaatttcaatttatatactttcaattatagctcatcaaatatacaatagatatacgtatatat
This genomic window contains:
- the LOC105804531 gene encoding pentatricopeptide repeat-containing protein At4g20770 produces the protein MKGIANLLQTCIDNKSLLLGKVLHAYILRTNLLTNTFLCNRLIELYSKCNDPTYAHRTFDNTPQKDIYSWNAVLSFYCKTGNLTFARKVFEQMPERNVVSWNNLISLMLKNGHQEKALDVYKLMVLEGFLPTHITFASVLSACGSVFDLQLGKRCHGLVIKIGLDKNIFVCNGLLSVYAKCGVMREAVQIFADIDEPNEVTFTSMMGGLGRIDGVVEALEMFRMMSRKGVRIDSVSLSAVLSVCAKGGEYDEFGCYESGDRLLRNVVLGEQIHGLAFKLGFEHDLYLGNSLLDMYAKNGIMKSAEMVFHTLGKPSVVSWNIMIAGYGQKGNSGKAIECFQRMQFSGFKPDEVTYINMLAACIKGGDVETARQMFDNMSCPSVISWNAIISGYSQNENHREAIDLFREMQFQSVKPDRTTVTVILGSCAGMAFLEGGKQVHAALQKAALHTDNYVAGGLIGMYSKCGKIERAEHIFSSMPELDIVCWNSMIAGLTLNSLNREAFMLFKQMRQGRMLPTEFSYATVLSCCTKLSSLFQGRQVHSQIVKDGYESDVFVGTALVDMYCKCGDIDGAWKHFDMMPVRNIVTWNEMIHGYAQNGYGDEAVHLYEDMIASGAKPDAVTFIAVLTACSHSGLVDLGFRIFNSMKSEHGIDPELDHYTCIIDCLSRAGHFHDAELLMEKMPYRDDPIVWEVVLSSCRVHGNVSLAQQAAQELFRLDPESSTPYVLLANIYSSLGRWDDVRVIRELMSEKQIVKDPGYSWTEDKEQDTCLFVG